The Flavobacterium sp. HJ-32-4 genome contains a region encoding:
- a CDS encoding glutathione peroxidase, which translates to MKHLLLLVACFTITSAVNAQTKLGTEQRKSAMSLHTFKVTDINGQTFDMASLKGKKVMVVNTASECGFTPQYAKLEKLYQTYKNRGFVIIGFPSNDFAGQEPGSDAQIKSFCQKNYGVTFPLMSKVVVKGKGMIPVYQFLTQKAKNGVSDSEVGWNFQKYLIDENGRLVKVLEPNVAPDDASVINWLEGRI; encoded by the coding sequence ATGAAACACCTACTCCTTTTAGTTGCCTGTTTTACAATTACATCCGCTGTCAACGCCCAGACGAAATTAGGAACCGAACAACGAAAATCCGCTATGAGCCTCCACACCTTCAAAGTAACCGACATCAACGGCCAAACCTTCGACATGGCTTCCCTGAAAGGGAAAAAGGTCATGGTCGTCAATACCGCGTCCGAATGCGGCTTTACGCCCCAGTACGCGAAACTGGAGAAACTGTATCAAACGTACAAAAACCGGGGTTTCGTCATCATCGGTTTTCCTTCGAATGATTTCGCCGGACAGGAACCCGGAAGCGATGCCCAAATCAAATCTTTCTGCCAGAAAAACTATGGCGTCACCTTTCCGTTGATGTCCAAAGTAGTGGTGAAAGGAAAAGGGATGATTCCGGTCTATCAATTCCTGACCCAAAAAGCCAAGAACGGTGTGTCGGATTCAGAAGTCGGCTGGAATTTCCAGAAGTACCTCATCGATGAGAACGGTCGCCTGGTAAAAGTGCTTGAACCGAACGTGGCACCCGATGACGCGTCTGTTATCAACTGGCTGGAAGGCCGTATATAA
- a CDS encoding AraC family transcriptional regulator, whose amino-acid sequence MKLQIKYDINKACKMILQEQMNRLDIPYEVTGLGEIEINRNVSAETYKELQQALDRYGIEIIENPKNAFIQRIKDTIVEMIYNDEKQHNTKVSVYLSDKLNHSYGYLSSLFSEVTHTSIENFIILQKIERAKQMIIEDKLTLTEMAWQLNYSSVAHLSNQFKKTTGLTPTAFQRIIKKRKSVRFATDEKS is encoded by the coding sequence ATGAAATTACAGATCAAGTACGATATCAACAAGGCCTGCAAAATGATCTTGCAGGAACAGATGAACCGCCTCGACATTCCGTATGAAGTGACCGGACTGGGAGAAATCGAAATCAACCGAAACGTGTCGGCTGAAACGTATAAAGAGTTGCAGCAGGCGCTGGATCGGTATGGTATCGAGATTATTGAAAATCCGAAGAATGCGTTCATACAACGGATCAAAGACACGATTGTGGAGATGATCTACAACGATGAGAAGCAACACAACACGAAGGTGTCGGTGTATTTGTCTGACAAACTCAACCACAGCTACGGCTACCTGTCGAGTTTGTTTTCAGAAGTCACCCACACGTCGATCGAGAACTTCATCATCCTGCAGAAGATCGAGCGCGCAAAGCAAATGATCATCGAAGACAAACTTACACTGACCGAAATGGCGTGGCAACTCAACTACAGTAGTGTGGCCCACCTTTCGAACCAGTTTAAGAAAACGACCGGCCTGACGCCTACCGCCTTCCAGCGGATTATCAAGAAGCGTAAGTCAGTTCGGTTCGCTACAGACGAAAAATCCTAA
- a CDS encoding DUF4142 domain-containing protein, translating into MKTPLLKTSLLAATLLMALPFVSCKKENTTTDTEEVADDQNDEKFDDTDKEDDSEFVVKAAEINMDEIALGKLAQTKGTAASVKDLGKMMVAEHTKALDELKAMAMAKNISIPESPTEDSKETLTKFQEKETADFDKDYADKMVEGHKDAISAFEKAATDAADADVRNWATKMLPGLRLHLQHAEEVRDGLK; encoded by the coding sequence ATGAAAACACCCCTGTTGAAAACCTCCTTACTGGCCGCTACCCTCTTGATGGCGTTGCCTTTTGTTTCTTGTAAAAAAGAAAACACCACGACCGACACTGAAGAAGTGGCGGACGACCAAAACGACGAAAAATTCGATGACACCGACAAAGAGGATGATTCGGAATTTGTTGTAAAAGCGGCTGAAATCAATATGGATGAGATCGCCCTCGGCAAGCTGGCCCAAACAAAAGGAACGGCAGCGTCTGTGAAAGATCTTGGAAAAATGATGGTAGCAGAACACACCAAAGCGCTTGACGAGTTGAAAGCGATGGCAATGGCCAAGAACATCTCCATTCCGGAAAGCCCGACGGAGGATAGCAAGGAAACGCTGACCAAATTCCAGGAAAAGGAAACGGCGGATTTCGACAAAGACTATGCTGACAAAATGGTAGAAGGCCATAAAGATGCCATCTCTGCCTTTGAAAAAGCGGCTACTGACGCAGCAGATGCCGACGTCCGGAACTGGGCTACGAAAATGCTGCCGGGTCTGCGCCTGCACCTTCAACATGCTGAAGAAGTGCGTGACGGATTGAAATAG
- a CDS encoding GNAT family N-acetyltransferase, which yields MSVQIRTADSRHLPAILDIINEAILHTTAIYDYARRSEAEHLKWYQEKKNEGFPLLVAERDNEIVGFATYHTFKPKIGYRFTAEHSVYVRPSCHGQGIGSALLARIIESAKENGLHSLVGYIDAANAGSLHFHRKLGFEEVGRLREVGYKFDQWLDVCLMQRFL from the coding sequence ATGAGTGTACAGATTCGAACTGCGGACTCCCGGCATCTTCCGGCCATCCTCGACATCATTAATGAAGCGATCCTGCATACCACGGCTATTTACGACTATGCCCGAAGGTCGGAAGCCGAACACCTGAAATGGTACCAGGAGAAAAAAAACGAGGGCTTCCCGTTGCTGGTAGCGGAACGTGACAATGAAATCGTGGGATTCGCGACGTATCATACCTTCAAACCTAAAATCGGGTATCGATTTACGGCGGAGCATTCTGTGTATGTGCGTCCGTCGTGTCACGGACAAGGCATCGGCAGTGCCCTACTCGCCCGCATTATTGAAAGCGCGAAAGAAAACGGCCTGCATTCGCTGGTCGGTTATATCGACGCAGCAAATGCAGGCAGCCTTCATTTTCACAGGAAACTCGGATTTGAAGAGGTGGGACGCCTGCGGGAGGTCGGTTATAAATTCGACCAGTGGCTTGACGTCTGCCTTATGCAGCGGTTCCTGTAA
- a CDS encoding lmo0937 family membrane protein, which translates to MSNLLYLVAVILVIAWLIGYVGYNLGGLIHILLVIAVIAIVLRLIRGDRVV; encoded by the coding sequence ATGTCAAATCTTCTCTACCTCGTTGCGGTGATCCTGGTGATTGCCTGGCTGATTGGTTATGTCGGCTATAACCTGGGCGGCCTGATCCACATCCTGTTGGTGATTGCTGTCATTGCCATCGTCCTTCGCCTGATCCGCGGTGATCGCGTGGTCTGA
- a CDS encoding YtxH domain-containing protein gives MSTGRVLLGVLAGVAAGAALGILFAPDKGTETRRKISRKSDDYVNNLKNKFNDFIGSVTDRLDGAAAEAEELADKGRARLAEANRNVRNVVNDASNL, from the coding sequence ATGAGTACTGGAAGAGTTTTATTAGGCGTTTTGGCCGGTGTTGCCGCCGGTGCCGCGCTCGGTATCCTGTTTGCACCTGACAAAGGAACCGAAACCCGTCGTAAGATCAGTCGCAAAAGCGATGACTACGTCAACAACCTGAAAAATAAGTTCAACGATTTCATTGGCAGTGTGACCGACCGTCTTGACGGAGCCGCTGCGGAAGCGGAAGAGTTGGCCGACAAAGGACGTGCGCGTCTGGCTGAAGCCAACCGCAACGTGCGGAACGTCGTAAACGACGCGTCGAACCTATAA
- a CDS encoding phage holin family protein has product MEEKATIWESLAGKAETYVRTNIEIARLKATDKVSDVVSVLALRLVFVFLALLIILMLNFGLALYLSECVGASYAGFFIVALFYLVLVALVYAFRKPWVKQPIKDAVISNLLDENDETES; this is encoded by the coding sequence ATGGAAGAAAAAGCAACGATATGGGAATCGCTGGCCGGAAAGGCAGAAACCTATGTCCGGACCAACATCGAAATCGCCCGACTGAAAGCAACAGATAAAGTATCAGATGTTGTTTCCGTTCTCGCACTCCGCCTTGTATTTGTTTTCCTCGCCCTTTTGATCATCCTGATGCTGAACTTTGGGCTGGCACTTTACCTTAGCGAATGCGTAGGCGCTTCGTATGCCGGTTTCTTTATCGTTGCCCTTTTCTATCTGGTTTTGGTGGCATTGGTCTACGCCTTCCGCAAACCTTGGGTAAAGCAACCGATCAAAGATGCCGTGATTTCGAATCTTCTTGACGAAAACGACGAAACTGAATCATGA
- a CDS encoding thioredoxin family protein translates to MASRTMHTIRTLLFLWLVALSATAQNTLVFEENGFKAAMAKAKAENKILFYMLYADWCPHCKKMKAEVFTDPKVIDFMSQHFVCGWQNIETGEGPALRKKLNTKLFPYFVFINPDSRIVYALSGELKSDDLIKEASTALDPKQQIPYLEDQFLADRGNAEKCLALLTTMRKGYERQALHPIAQAYFANVPDDKMVSDINWKIMANGVADIESREFQYLLKHQKEYAAVSSPERVERKILNAVTETMQVFATDTDTVAYYRKREVIQAMQMRKTDSLLFRYDMEIAERTGNKARYREATVSNVKRFAWTSAPILKDVAKKYAEYYADPQSLQYALDWIARALELDMTVDNRLTQARIYFKLGRKKEALASARAGKALAQQYGFSQADADALISAYEKS, encoded by the coding sequence ATGGCTTCCCGAACGATGCACACGATACGTACCTTATTGTTTTTATGGTTGGTCGCGCTTTCTGCGACGGCACAGAACACACTTGTTTTTGAGGAGAACGGCTTCAAGGCGGCCATGGCCAAGGCAAAAGCAGAGAACAAAATCCTGTTTTACATGCTGTATGCCGATTGGTGTCCGCATTGCAAGAAAATGAAGGCCGAAGTGTTTACCGACCCGAAAGTCATCGATTTCATGTCGCAGCATTTCGTCTGCGGCTGGCAGAACATCGAAACCGGCGAAGGTCCGGCGTTGCGGAAAAAACTGAATACGAAGCTCTTCCCCTACTTTGTTTTTATCAATCCGGATAGCAGGATTGTGTATGCCCTGAGCGGCGAGTTAAAATCCGACGATCTTATCAAAGAAGCCTCTACGGCGCTCGATCCGAAGCAACAGATTCCGTATCTGGAAGACCAATTCCTTGCCGACCGCGGAAATGCAGAAAAGTGCCTGGCGTTGCTGACGACGATGCGCAAGGGATATGAACGACAGGCCCTTCACCCTATCGCACAAGCCTATTTTGCCAACGTCCCTGACGATAAAATGGTGTCGGACATCAACTGGAAAATCATGGCTAATGGCGTGGCGGATATCGAATCGCGCGAGTTCCAGTATTTATTGAAACACCAAAAGGAGTACGCGGCGGTGAGTTCACCTGAACGGGTGGAGCGGAAAATACTGAACGCCGTGACCGAAACCATGCAGGTATTTGCGACCGATACCGATACGGTCGCCTATTATCGGAAACGCGAGGTCATCCAGGCGATGCAAATGCGCAAAACCGATTCGCTTTTGTTTCGATACGATATGGAAATCGCCGAACGTACAGGCAATAAAGCACGCTACCGGGAAGCCACCGTGTCGAATGTCAAACGGTTTGCATGGACGAGCGCTCCTATTTTGAAAGACGTGGCGAAGAAATACGCCGAGTATTATGCCGATCCGCAAAGCTTACAGTATGCGCTCGATTGGATCGCGCGCGCCCTCGAACTCGACATGACCGTTGACAACCGCCTGACCCAGGCCCGGATCTATTTCAAACTCGGTCGCAAAAAAGAAGCACTTGCCTCTGCCCGCGCCGGTAAGGCCCTCGCCCAACAGTATGGTTTCAGCCAGGCCGACGCCGATGCCTTGATCAGTGCGTACGAAAAATCATGA
- a CDS encoding anti-sigma factor domain-containing protein, giving the protein MKVGELIESGLLELYVFGKTSDEETALVNEMAAEHKTVRDEILSIEKAVISLSFSMAPYLSADNYYRIREQLIEKHGVIELQRGTNWAAYVGWAAAMLLLAAGIYQYTEVQSRQDRIEVVQEENTKLKDNLKLLDENNKSSETILNVIRDQNTQVVVLGGQAVAPDAKAKVYWNQSTQQVYIDASQLPTPPPGKVYQVWSLTLNPLTPTSIGLLDRFDKNATKFFPVSATGNAQAFGITLEPEGGSPTPTMEQLYVLGTVS; this is encoded by the coding sequence ATGAAAGTAGGAGAACTTATAGAATCCGGGTTGCTTGAGCTATATGTCTTTGGCAAAACATCCGATGAGGAAACGGCCCTGGTGAACGAAATGGCGGCGGAACATAAGACGGTGCGGGATGAGATCCTGTCGATTGAAAAAGCGGTCATCAGCCTGTCGTTCAGTATGGCACCGTATTTATCTGCGGATAATTACTATCGTATCCGGGAACAATTGATCGAAAAACACGGCGTCATTGAGCTACAGCGCGGCACCAATTGGGCGGCGTATGTGGGTTGGGCGGCGGCCATGCTGTTGTTGGCGGCCGGTATTTATCAATATACGGAAGTGCAGTCACGCCAGGATCGTATTGAGGTAGTCCAAGAGGAAAATACCAAGCTGAAAGACAACCTGAAACTATTGGATGAGAACAATAAATCGTCGGAGACCATCCTGAATGTCATCCGCGACCAGAATACCCAAGTGGTAGTGCTGGGCGGCCAGGCAGTGGCACCGGACGCCAAAGCGAAAGTCTACTGGAACCAGTCAACACAACAAGTATATATCGATGCGAGCCAATTGCCGACGCCTCCTCCGGGAAAAGTCTACCAGGTATGGTCGCTGACCTTGAATCCGTTGACACCTACCAGCATTGGTTTACTCGACCGATTCGACAAGAACGCGACCAAGTTCTTCCCGGTATCGGCTACGGGTAATGCACAAGCCTTTGGTATTACACTGGAACCGGAAGGCGGAAGCCCGACTCCGACAATGGAGCAGTTATACGTTCTGGGAACCGTATCCTAA
- a CDS encoding RNA polymerase sigma factor translates to MTQEDLLPMLKKKDDRAFSLLYDMYARNLFGIIHNLIADREEAEDVLQEVFIKIWKSIDSYDESKGRFFTWILNIARNSSIDRLRSKGFNNSRKNLSTDNFVHLLDESNKMTNRIDTIGIREFIKKLKPKCIRILDLLFFKGYTQQEAAEELGMPLGTVKTQNRTCIGDLRNLLEV, encoded by the coding sequence ATGACACAGGAAGACCTATTGCCTATGCTGAAGAAAAAGGACGATCGGGCCTTTTCTCTTTTGTACGATATGTACGCCCGGAACCTTTTTGGTATCATCCACAACCTGATTGCGGACCGCGAAGAGGCGGAGGATGTCCTTCAGGAAGTTTTCATCAAAATTTGGAAGAGTATTGATTCGTATGACGAAAGTAAAGGGCGCTTCTTTACGTGGATCCTCAATATTGCCCGCAACAGTTCGATTGATCGTCTTCGTTCGAAAGGATTCAACAACAGCAGAAAAAACCTGTCGACCGATAATTTCGTACATCTCTTGGACGAGAGCAACAAAATGACGAACCGGATCGATACGATTGGCATACGGGAATTTATCAAGAAGCTGAAACCGAAATGTATCCGTATTCTCGATTTGCTCTTTTTCAAGGGATACACCCAGCAGGAAGCCGCGGAGGAACTTGGAATGCCGTTGGGCACTGTCAAAACGCAGAACCGGACCTGTATAGGTGATCTCCGGAATTTATTGGAAGTGTAA
- the menD gene encoding 2-succinyl-5-enolpyruvyl-6-hydroxy-3-cyclohexene-1-carboxylic-acid synthase: MQYPKIPLAQSILQICLAEGLTDIVISPGSRNAPLTIGFAGHPEFRCFSIADERCAAFFALGRAQQLRKPVAVVCTSGSALLNYYPAFAEAFYSEIPLVVISADRPHDKIDIGDGQTIRQENVFANHSLYNANLTEEASRDNDFLITQAIRTAIQKKGPVHINVPFEEPLYETVTSLSVQPAVFEKEIPTDTKEELTDFLAIWNASTRKLVLAGSDEPNVLSQEVVDYLAADPSVMVMTETISNLHHPDFVADIDVFITPFDHNQFEAFRPDILLTFGGMVISKRVKAWLRKYPPKHHWHVDTLRAYDTFGVLSHHFVLSPQAFFDTLKAQSLPVESDYRARATSLATYRDAQRKTFLKDCAYSDVKVYETVYSVIPADSILHISNSAAIRYSQLFPAPPEVAIYCNRGTSGIDGSTSTAIGAATAASKRVTLVTGDIGFFYDSNALWNQYIPPHFRIILINNGGGGIFRILPGHSETPLFHTYFETAHSLTARHLAAMYGFTYRAACNEVSLREALDGFFDDQGGPALLEVFTPGHENDKVLAAFFKALA, translated from the coding sequence ATACAGTACCCTAAAATTCCCCTGGCACAAAGCATACTCCAGATTTGCCTGGCTGAGGGACTTACCGACATTGTCATCTCCCCGGGTTCACGGAATGCACCCTTGACGATTGGTTTCGCCGGGCATCCCGAATTCCGCTGTTTCAGTATCGCCGACGAGCGCTGTGCCGCCTTTTTTGCCTTGGGACGCGCGCAGCAACTCCGGAAACCGGTGGCTGTAGTATGCACCTCCGGATCGGCACTTTTGAATTATTATCCCGCTTTCGCGGAAGCGTTCTACAGTGAAATTCCCCTCGTGGTCATTTCCGCGGACCGCCCACACGATAAGATCGACATCGGCGACGGACAAACCATCCGCCAGGAAAACGTCTTCGCCAACCATTCCCTGTATAACGCTAACCTGACGGAAGAAGCGTCACGCGACAATGATTTCCTCATTACACAGGCAATCCGTACCGCCATCCAGAAAAAAGGCCCAGTGCATATCAACGTTCCGTTCGAAGAGCCGCTCTATGAAACGGTCACGTCCCTAAGCGTACAACCGGCGGTGTTTGAGAAGGAAATCCCGACAGATACAAAAGAAGAACTGACGGATTTTTTAGCAATTTGGAACGCTTCAACACGAAAACTCGTGCTGGCAGGTTCGGATGAACCCAACGTGTTGAGTCAGGAGGTGGTCGACTATCTCGCCGCGGATCCGTCCGTAATGGTGATGACCGAAACCATTTCCAACCTCCACCATCCGGATTTTGTAGCCGACATCGATGTCTTCATCACGCCATTTGACCACAACCAATTTGAAGCTTTCCGACCCGACATCCTCCTCACATTCGGAGGCATGGTCATTTCGAAACGCGTAAAAGCATGGCTGCGGAAGTATCCGCCGAAACACCATTGGCATGTCGACACGCTTCGGGCGTATGACACCTTCGGGGTGTTGTCGCATCATTTCGTCCTGTCACCGCAGGCGTTTTTCGACACCCTCAAAGCACAGTCACTGCCCGTAGAAAGTGACTATCGTGCGCGCGCCACATCCCTGGCCACGTATCGGGATGCGCAACGTAAGACGTTCCTGAAAGATTGCGCATACAGCGATGTAAAGGTCTATGAAACAGTGTATAGCGTCATTCCTGCTGATTCGATACTTCATATAAGTAATTCAGCAGCAATCCGCTATTCGCAGTTGTTTCCGGCTCCACCTGAAGTCGCCATTTATTGCAACCGTGGCACCAGCGGAATCGACGGCAGTACGTCAACCGCCATCGGGGCCGCGACGGCAGCCTCAAAACGCGTGACGTTGGTGACGGGCGACATCGGCTTCTTTTACGACAGCAATGCGCTTTGGAACCAATACATCCCGCCACACTTCCGTATCATCCTTATCAATAATGGCGGAGGGGGCATTTTCCGGATCCTTCCCGGTCATTCCGAAACGCCGCTATTCCATACCTATTTCGAGACGGCCCATTCGCTGACGGCCCGCCATTTGGCAGCGATGTACGGCTTTACATATCGCGCCGCCTGCAACGAAGTATCGCTTCGGGAAGCACTTGATGGATTCTTTGACGATCAAGGCGGCCCGGCTCTCCTGGAGGTCTTTACGCCCGGTCACGAGAACGACAAGGTGCTGGCGGCCTTCTTCAAAGCTTTGGCGTAA
- a CDS encoding response regulator encodes MTHDELFILLADDDEDDRLFFKDAIEELKVRTVVNTVNDGVQLMEYLNAPDVQLPHVVFLDLNMPRKDGMECLKEIRADARLKDLSIAIYSTSSSEEDIEETFVRGANIYIKKPNDFTALKKILSEVISLNWQYHTSGLNKENFLLSL; translated from the coding sequence ATGACCCATGACGAACTGTTTATCCTGTTGGCGGATGACGATGAGGACGATCGCCTCTTTTTTAAAGACGCAATCGAAGAATTGAAGGTACGCACCGTCGTCAACACCGTCAATGACGGCGTGCAACTTATGGAATACCTGAACGCGCCCGACGTACAGTTGCCGCACGTGGTGTTCCTGGATTTGAACATGCCGCGCAAAGACGGAATGGAATGCCTGAAGGAGATCAGGGCCGACGCGCGACTGAAAGACCTGTCGATTGCCATTTATTCGACGTCATCCTCGGAAGAAGACATCGAAGAAACCTTTGTGCGCGGCGCGAACATCTACATCAAAAAGCCGAATGATTTTACCGCGCTGAAGAAAATCCTTTCGGAGGTCATCAGCCTGAACTGGCAGTACCACACCAGTGGACTCAACAAAGAGAACTTCCTGTTGAGCCTGTAA